A single genomic interval of Candidatus Methylomirabilota bacterium harbors:
- a CDS encoding MaoC family dehydratase has product MRYWEDIKAGEVIELGSCTVTKEAMLAFAREFDPQPFHTDEETAKRTIWGGLIASGWHTGSMLMRLFYDGFLKDTVSLGSPGIDELKWNKPVRPGDRLSARMTILETTPSRSKPDRGIIRSQMEVLNQHGEVVMSTRGVNFFARRP; this is encoded by the coding sequence GTGCGCTACTGGGAGGACATCAAGGCGGGCGAGGTCATCGAGCTCGGGAGCTGCACGGTGACGAAGGAGGCCATGCTGGCTTTCGCGCGCGAGTTCGACCCGCAACCCTTTCACACCGACGAGGAGACCGCCAAGCGGACCATCTGGGGCGGCCTCATCGCCAGCGGCTGGCATACGGGCAGCATGCTCATGCGCCTGTTCTACGACGGGTTTCTCAAGGACACGGTCAGTCTCGGCTCGCCGGGGATAGACGAGCTGAAGTGGAACAAGCCCGTGCGCCCCGGCGACCGGCTCAGCGCTCGCATGACCATTCTCGAGACGACGCCGTCGCGAAGCAAGCCCGACCGCGGGATCATCCGCTCGCAGATGGAAGTGCTGAACCAGCATGGCGAGGTCGTGATGAGCACCAGGGGCGTCAACTTCTTCGCCCGGCGCCCTTAG